The Cololabis saira isolate AMF1-May2022 chromosome 20, fColSai1.1, whole genome shotgun sequence genome includes a window with the following:
- the ing2 gene encoding inhibitor of growth protein 2, whose protein sequence is MLGHHYQNVDKSQQLVNYVEDYLECVESLPLDIQRNVSLLREIDAKYQEVLKEVDEVFEKYKAEQDAAQRKRLQVQLQRALIVSQELGDEKIHVVTQMTELVENRSRQMESHSLVLQEPGEPERVSVERRSSSVPEAPAPERSSTRRPRRQRISESRDPAHPAANGSLLDDSLEELSLPPPREKKSKSSKKKKRKAKQERDASPVDFAIDPNEPTYCLCEQVSYGEMIGCDNDQCPIEWFHFSCVGLTYKPKGKWYCPKCRGDNEKTMDKSLDKNRKDRRSR, encoded by the exons ATGTTAGGCCACCATTATCAAAATGTCGATAAGTCGCAACAACTGGTCAACTATGTGGAAGATTATCTGGAATGTGTGGAGTCCCTGCCTTTGGACATACAAAGAAATGTTTCTCTGCTGCGAGAGATTGATGCAAAGTATCAAG AAGTCCTGAAGGAGGTGGACGAAGTGTTTGAGAAATACAAAGCCGAGCAGGACGCGGCTCAGAGGAAGCGGCTGCAGGTCCAGCTGCAGCGAGCCCTGATCGTGAGCCAGGAGCTGGGCGACGAGAAGATCCACGTGGTGACCCAGATGACGGAGCTGGTGGAGAACCGGTCCCGGCAGATGGAGTCCCActccctggtcctgcaggagCCGGGGGAGCCGGAGCGGGTCAGCGTGGAGAGACGCTCCAGCAGCGTCCCGGAGGCCCCGGCCCCGGAGCGCTCCTCCACCCGCCGGCCCCGCCGCCAGCGCATCAGCGAGAGCCGCGACCCGGCACACCCGGCCGCCAACGGCTCCCTCCTGGACGACTCCCTGGAGGAGCTGTCCCTGCCGCCGCCCCGGGAGAAGAAGTCCAAGTCctcgaagaagaagaagcgcAAGGCCAAGCAGGAGCGGGACGCGTCGCCCGTGGACTTCGCCATCGACCCCAACGAGCCCACCTACTGCCTGTGCGAGCAGGTGTCGTACGGGGAGATGATCGGCTGCGACAACGACCAGTGCCCCATCGAGTGGTTCCACTTCTCCTGCGTGGGCCTCACCTACAAGCCCAAGGGCAAGTGGTACTGTCCCAAATGTAGAGGGGACAACGAAAAGACCATGGACAAAAGCCTGGACAAGAACAGAAAAGACCGCCGGTCCAGGTAG